The sequence tagtACCATCAGTCAGAAAGGTACttacactatttgtgatatacctatgataaagtttttaaatataaaacaattccaAACCCGGAAAAAAACGCCCAAAATCACatattatcaaaaacatcaacTTCTGGGTTTTTCCAAGTTTCCCGAaatttcgtcttaaaacaaatgtaatttttataaattaaaatactgcgtaaatttaagtaaaaaaatattgcaaaccccgaaaaaaactCCCAAAatcacatattaaaaatcatcaacttcagccgggctagcacatgattggcgcgagagtatctcgccgcgacatagactacccgtccctctttaattcatacaggtagtaaaagacgggtagtctatctcgcggcgagatactgtcgcgccaatcatgtgctcggcctactgaggccattaaaaaaccggccaagtgcgagtgggactcgcgcacgaagggttccgtaccattacggaaaaaaacagcaaaaaaaatcacgtttgttgtatgggagcattctgtttttagtatttgttgttatagcggcaacagaaatacatcatctgtgaaaatttcaagtgtctagctatcacggttcatgagatacagcctggtgacagacagacagacggacagacggacagacggacagacggacagacggacagacggacagacggacagacggacagcggagtcttagtaatagggtcccgtttttaccctttgggtacggaatcctaaaaaaatgGCGCGATGTTAtacattttgacttttacagaTAGCTCCCTAGATGGCGCTGTGATGTATGAAGTAGCGCCACCTATATAATGATAtcattagagcggtactgtcatagtaaattttgtaaccccagtaaattcactgccatctgtcgacacactttaaaactaaaaataaatatttataaaaatacgataaaatgtatttaaatatggataaatgatttttttatttgcattaattatttttatatgattttgacccatattctttcactggtatgcgttaaaattataaataataaacgaaacagtcaacgccctctatacgagtgtaggccaaaactagtagcgccctctgaacgagaatcaaattttcttgattttcgaggcacgttttttccttagactgtatctatctattacggagttatatctatctttgatgatatTAATGATATAAGATAAGGCATACGCCTTTGCTTTTATCAACTTTTATGGATATTTATGtagcaatatttattatttacttacttgttTGCTCAATTACAATCTATAGATACTAAAAAAATCCGTACTACATATGTCTACGCTTCTACAAAAGTCAGTAAAAATATTGTCCATCCTTTCGTCAGACATTGAAAACattaatttgtttaacccttctTTGCATGGAAATTTTCATCATAACATTGTCCTATGAATTACGAGTACAGGTACTTTTGGAGGTgattcatatatattatttattcttaagACTGTCATTTTTCAACACTAATCCATTTTccaatttttacttaaatttacgcagtattttaatttataaaaattacatttgttttaagacgaaattTCGGGAAACTTGGAAAAacccagtaggccgagcacatgattgacgccaCAGTAtatcgccgcgagatagactacccgtcttttactaactgtataaattaaagggggacgggtagtctatgtcgcggcgagatactctagcgccaatcatgtgctagcccggctgagacAGTcggaataacaaaaaaaatataatttctatAGAACTCTTCTGTCggtgaatagttatttgttttgtaacacaaaacttttcacctcactataacgaggaaagtgcaacatgcaaaaaacagcttataaaaaataagtcgttatttgtacacattataattatcatcaggttaattataacaaagatagatataactccgtaatagatgaatgcagtctaaggaaaaaaacgtgcctcgaaaatcaagaaaatttgattctcgatcagatgtttggcctactctcgtatagagggcgttgacggtttcgtttgttatttaacgattttaaagcatatcagtgaacgaacatgggtcaaaataataaaaataattaatgcaaataaaaaaaatcatttatccatatttaaatactatttacaatagtagattgtgttacaagggagcaaaatgacatatttacggcgagggcgtatattgaatcctaaacgaagcgaaggattctataatagaatcccgagggTAACGAGgaattctaaagtagaatcctgagcgtagtgagggattcaagtgtgttacgcccaagatggaaataattttgctactatgTGACACAGACTTACACTTACACCACTCATTGCAGTACCCGTCGTAGTAATTTTTTAGTCGTGCCGCGTTGCAGATTCGCAAAAACTCGAGGGTCGCTCGGTGTCATGGGTGCAAGATTATATAACTCACTACCTATGGAGTTAAAACTAGTACGAAGTGATATCGCTTTTGCAAAACGCCTAAAAACGCTACTAATAAACCTCGCTTGCTATACCATTGACGAATTTGTCGAAGCGTGtagtaactaaattaaaaacctaAACCTTGTACAACAGTATTAATCATAACTATGTGTGtacctattatgtacctacccaattttgtaaacttgacatgtaaaacactatgttttatgaataaatgcttgaatcttgaatcttgagactgcttttcacatcatctacgaggtaattatgatgtttaaaaatattatttaagctaaaaaaataatgcgcattttttttaaatagtgtcctagaaccgaaaagtgttattttgatccctcctagcagggaagaaaagtgccactttgatccctcctagcagggaagaaaaaccccttttacgaattggtgatgtgaaaatgcaattttccacccggctatcagcctatgaaaggtgaactttccgaaGAGGAGAGATGAAAAAGAATTTATAGACAATGTTCTTACGGACCCTATGGCAACCTCATGGGAAATCTAAGGGCTAACTCATGAATGTGATGTTAAGGGTAATATGTTTTTTGATAACTTGATAAGTAAcactgtttttcttattttttgtacCTTTTAATGACGGCAAATATTTACGCTTTGAAATTTTCTCTCAGTTTTCTCGTTTAACTTTGCAgttatattaaaaaccggccaagtgcgagtcagactcgcgcacgaagggttccgtaccattacgcaaaaaacggcaaagaaatcacgtttgttgtatgggagccccacttaaatatctatttaattctgtttttagtatttgttgttatagatagaggcaactgaaatacatcatctgtgaaaatttcaacggtctagctatcacggttcatgagaagcctggtgacagacagacggaaagacggacagtggagtcttagtaatagggtcccgttttgaacctttgggtacggaaccaccagacctccgtaaattcatactggctaagcagaaatgcaacacttaggcaaccgtgcacactcagTCACTCAAACACAAGTCGCATAGacaacttacatacatacatacacacgaacattcataagacttaggtataggctaattttaattaagtaatttgatttttatttgtatttaagctttcccttatttattttttacattgtgttcactagtccatctactgggccttactgaaaatcagcgtcgcggagtgtgccatgttggcttacaccgtgacaccaagctgagtaagaaCCATTTAGCGCAACGTCATTCTGTgtatatttctagttttagtcttatgttatgttgtgctaataaatgctttttctttcttttttcctttttagtattcagtttatatacaatttaattgttaacaccctgatactcttgcattttttttttcattattgttgttattgtttttgttcttgtttgcacaaatagctctgttttactctgtagaaactttattaaacatgatgttaaaatattttcattaaggaaactgtaagtctagctttaagaaaatttccagtgttatgtataactatagaagactgtttgtttcttaaataaataaaaagtgcgAGGATTCATAGCGAGgcatgtgtttgttaagaaccaatagttAATTGCCGACTAGAGCTGCGCTGAGCGAGGATGAGTTaaattggttcttaacaaacacatccctcgctacgcatcatCGCACaactctggtggaaacgcagcctttaGTCATACTTAGCAAGCATAAAATATTCCCAAATGTATATTCATCATTTTCTCTTTATCAAAGAACCTCCAGCCATTGAGTTACCGTGTACGCGCTTTCTAAATTCGACAAAAGGTGTCTTTTTGCACGAGCTGTTATCGAAATTTCCTCTCATTTGTCATGGAAAGAGTCACAAAGTTTTCAAAGTCACGGCCAGAAATTTCGTTTGAAGATTTTCACGCTCACTGGCAGTCACAAATCGAGAAAACAAGGAGTTAAACGAAGTTGAAATTACTTTTTCTATGGGGAAGTACAAAATTTGTAGGATTGATTgtttttgggaacaaataagTACAATACCCAGGCCAAAAGTAAGTGAAAAGATTATATGACGATTAAAAAACTGTGATTTTCATGCGATGGATTTATATACTACTCATTAACaattagaaaacaaaatagtaaaaaccgaagtcggactcgcccactgagggttccgtaatttttagtatttgttattaggtatagcggcaacagaaatacatcatctgtgaagatttcaactgtctagctacacggttcatgagatatacagcctgctgacagacagacagacgggcagacggatagtggagtcttagcaatagggtcccgtttttaccctttgggtacggaaccctaaatattataggtaagtaataagaactttttaaattaaaaaccttaAATTTTGGTTAGGATTTTAAAGTTCAAGATTTTGTAATGCAATTATAAAGGGCGATATGTaacttttcaaatattttgtttctttttttacaatatatttttcgcTTAGTGCATTCAGTAACTGGAGTAGTTTGGCCCATGGGTATATCTGACCCTAGATTTCCTGTCTTAAGccgggttcacatttgtctgacgtgtcgtgttgtgttgtgtcgtggcGCGTATCGGTCTCGTGCATTTGGTGTGGTTGCGTTCgcatttgtctgatgcacgctgcgtcGGACAGATGTGGGCGCGATCGCGTTGGGTGTGTGGGGCCGGTGTGcgccgcggcgcggcgcggcgcggcgcggaggaCAGGTGTGAACCAGGCTTTAAATCCCATGCTCCAAAAAGTCATTTCCTGTCATCTCCTGTCAAAATTTCCCGTGTCACTTCTCCTTACACTTCCCCTAACCCCCCTTTAACCCCTTCCTGGAGGAGACAACCTCGACTCAAAAACCCTAATCCAAGGTGTAACTCATCGTGCCGATGGATGCATGGCTGAGAGGGCGCTCAGTCGCGAACGATAGGCCTCGGGTACCGGGCGAAACCCGTTGTATATAGCCTTGTCTACGCAAGCGGGGCTCTGCGTAGTACTGACCCTTATATCCCTAGCTACTCGTGGGAACTATATGGAgagcaacaaaataaaatctttaaaaaaaaaacaaacaaaacgaaCGACCTCCTTAGATGAGACGGCAAATGCTGAAGCACTAAGGGGGGCGAAACTAACAGAGAGTGGGAAGGCCGAGAAGGAGCCATCGAAGCTGGAGAGGCCACTGAAAGCCGGGGTACCTATCGGAACCCCGGCCCAGGTGACTAAGCCAGAGACGATGGAACTTTCAACAGCTGGACCCTCGACGGAAAAAACGATGGCGGCGGAGAGTGGGACGACATCTGTTGAACCCTCAAAGCAGGTCATAGATCCCGGCTGGGAGATCAGGTGCAAACCAAGAGGGAAGCCTGCCCAGACCGAAGAAGACGCACCTATGCGGAAAAAACTTTCGCAGAGGAAGAGGCAGCGGCTCCAAAAGCGAAGAGAAGCAGAAAGCCGCCCCTCTGGAGACAAACAGGAGGTTGACGCCCCGGAGGGACGGGCCGAAGGAGCGACGACCCCTGCGGAACAAACCCAGGCTAAGAACAAACCAGAAGGGAAAGCCAAGAGGGCACGCCTGGACGAAACCATATCCCCAAGAGGCGACCACAAAAAACAGCGGACGGACGCCTCGGGCAACAAAGAACTACCCTCCTATGCGGCGGCAGCAGCGACAGACCTGACGGTGGCGATCACCAACGATCGCACGGGCAGACTGACGCAGCAAGACGCAGCAGATGTGGAGAAGAAGATCGGGGATGCCATCTTCCAGGCAGCCATAGAAACCGATCTGGACACCGTAGCGGAGGCCCCAGCGTTCTCAGGTAGACCCAGTTTAGTGGATGGGTACCTGAAGCTGTGGTGCCAGGACGCGAACACCAAGGCATGGCTGATGAAATGGTTGGAGTCGGCCACCCTTCAGAACGGAGACCGTCTCGTTGGGAAGAGGGAGGACGAGATGGTCCGGAACACAAGGTGCGGTATCCTGATCCCGTCCCTGGAAGACAACCTCACCAAGGTAGGAAGGGTCCTCAACTTCCAGAACCCGTGGGCCATGGTGAGGAAGTGGACACTACACCAGGCGATCCCCCTAAAGAAAAGGGCCTGTACCCTACTCCTGGTGGGAATACCTGAAGACGTTGTCCCTACAGTGATGGAAAAGGGAAGGAGACTGAACTACCTATGTGGGACAGTCTACATTCGTTTCCAACACAGCGGAGGACGCTTCAGAGATTCCCCACCAGAGAAGAACGCAACAGAGGCGAACACAGACGGAGGGGAGGACAAACCCGCAGAAAACGCAACATCATCACCAAAGAATACCCCCTCTGCCATGGACACCGATGTCGCAAACGAACACACCTCAGACATAGAGGAAGGCATTTTGCTGGACTCGGAGGATGAGGATGGACTACCGAAGGGGATCAGTCTCCTGGACCTAAAGGGAAGGGCGGAAGGGACACCCCCCGATGGCGCCTTCCCACTGTAAGGTCCTTCAGGTTAACCTCCAGCACAGCGAATCTGCAACGGCTCAACTTCGAATATGGCTGGAGGTTAACCCAACATCCATAGCCCTGATTCAAGAGCCGTGGATCAGGAACACACGCATAAACGGCCTTTGTAACACCGGAGgtaatttagtttataatacACATTACAAACCAAGATCCtgtatatcatagagtaacttatactagagcggtactgtcatagtaaattttgtaaccccagtaaattcactgccatctgtcgacacacgttaaaactaaaaataaatatttataaaaatacgataaaatgtatttaaatatggataaatgatttttttatttgcattaattatttttatatgattttgacccatgttctttcactggtatccgttaaaattataaataacaaacgaaacagtcaacgccctctatacgagtgtaggccaaaactagtggcgccatctgatcgaaaatcaaattttcgtgattttcgaggcacgttttttccttagactgtatcaatctattacggagttatatctatctttgctgtatATACATATCCCGTAACATAATGGCACAACCACTAACTCAATTCTGTTCCAGAGACGTGTGTGCCATAAAACTCCTCAGAACACAAAACTCAAGTCTACCGGAGATAGTCCTGGCGTCCACCTACATGGCGGCGGAGGACGAACCACCTCCAGTGGAGATGAACAACCTCATACGCTACTGCGAACGAGAAAGGCTCGAGCTGGTCATATCTGCAGACTGCAACGGCCATCACAACCTATGGGGAATGGAAACCAACAACAAAAGAGGTAACGATATTGTTGAATACCTTATGTCAACTAACCTAGATATATTAAACACAGGATCCAAACCAACCTTTGTCACTCGTAGATGCAATACTATAATTGACATTACTCTAAGCACAGGACTGGCAGCTCAACACATATCCAACTGGCACGTGTCGGATGAGCTATCCTGCTCCGACCACAGATGGATTCGGTACGACCTGACAGCCGACACACACACTACCACAACTAGAAGAAACCCGAGACGCACGGACATACCGGCGTACAAGGAACTTCTGGAAGGTAAACTAGacaataacacacacacagacagacctaGCAATACAAAGGAGTTGGAGGAACAGGTAAACttacttattaaaaacattaccgATAGCTACGAAAACACATGTCCACTATCGACCTTATCAGCTAGAGGAAAAAGCAGTAACAACAACAGCTGGTGGGGACCGGAGTTGGACCGAATGAGAACAAAAATGAGAAGGTTACTTAACAGAGCAATGAACACAAGAGCTGAAGAGGACTGGGATAAGTACAAAACAGCTAAAACAGACTATAAGAAAAGGCTAAGATACAGAAAATCAGCCACATGGCAGAATTTCTGCGACAACATATCCAATGTAACACAGGCAAACAGAACAAGGAAAATCCTTGCAGACCAACCAAGGCAACTACTGGGCACCCTGAGGAGACAGGATAATAGCACCACCAGCAGCCCAGCAGAGACAGAAAGGCTACTGGTTGAGACCCACTTCCCAGGATGCAAGGTAGTAAATGAGCAAGACCCAGAACAACATACAATGAACTACAATCCAACTGAAAGAGAATGGAAGACAGCAGAACGCATAACAGAACATAGCAAAACGACCTGGGCGGTAAATAGTTTCGATAACTTTAAATCGCCGGGAACGGACGGAATATACCCAGCCCTACTAAAGTGGGGAGGACatacattaataaaacatttatccaatCTACTGTGCAGCTGTATAGCCTTTAGATATATACCACAGAAATGGAGGGAAGTGAAAGTGATTTTCCTACCAAAACCAGGAAAAACCGATTATTCAGATCCTAAGTCTTTCAGACCAATCAGCCTTACGTCCTTCATGCTAAAAACACTAGAAAGACTATGTGACAGAGAGCTGAAGGACACGGCtctaaaaaacatagaaattcaTCCAAACCAACACGCCTACAGTCAAGGTAAATCAACTGACTCAGCTCTCCACGCTGTAGTAAGCAACATAGAGAATGCGTTGGCGAGGAAAAACTCCTGTCTAGGCACCTTCATCGACATAGAGGGAGCCTTTGACAAGACCAATTTCAGCAGCATTCAACAAGCATTACATAGACATGGAACCAACCCGCTCATAATCGAATGGATAATGAACATGCTAAGACAGAGAATAATAAGACTAACAGAAAATCAAAATCACCAGGCACTAGTCATGAGAGGATGCCCCCAGGGAGGAGTACTCTCACCATTGCTTTGGAACCTGGTTGTAAacgatttgataacaaaactaaacaacaaacattttatgaccatagggtacgcagatgacttagtaatactaatcagcggcctagtaataaacacactgtgcgatctcacacagacagcactgaagatagtagagaaatggtgcaaggagaatgacctatcggtaaacccaaaaaagaccgacacaattctcttcacccataaacgaaaactgggtacatacgaaatgccaacactttttggcacaaaactgacactttcaaaggatgtaaagtacctaggcataatcctggacgataaactgaactggaacaaacacctggacaataaactgaacaaagcaacagtagccttttggcaatgccggaggatggtaggcaaaagatggggacttgcccctcacattatactatggctgtacaaaatggtaataatgccaatgatcagctacggcgcggttgtatggtggccccgcacccagctaaccacagtaatagacaaactaaataaaacacaaagactagcatgtgtggctgcaacgggctgcatgagaactactccgactgcagctctagaaataatgctaggactcTTGCCACTACAcatgtacatacagaaagaagcggctgccacagctcttcgtttgaagaatctaaacctatggacatctttcagctcatcgcacaagaagatctatgaaaatacgatctcaaaaatgcccatgctggaagcgcctatcgacaaaataccaaaaactatgatcttctggaaagattacgccatatccttaacagaagatccgaaagaaggactaaaccaaacaaacctaagaatattcacagatggctcaaaaacaaacgaagggacaggatgtggtgtcttctcagaggacctgaacattcacatcacaaaaccccttggtgaacacaatacggtattccaagctgaatgtgtaggaataatagaagcttgcaatgctattacaagacgacaagtgaaacacgaaaccatactaatactgtcagacagtaaatcggtactacaagcgctatgcagcgacaaacttacctcagagcttatacttgaatgccatcggagcctcactgaagtgagcaaagaaggcaacaaagtaagagtacaatggataaaggggcatagtggatcaagaggaaacgatgcagcggatgaactggccaggaaaggttcagaaacaccggcatatggacccgagccaattatgcctctaccaatatcctacatacacaaccagctagaacaacatcacagacaactgcacaacaagtactggaatgaaatgaagacatgcaggcaaaccaaagaaattctaccggaactgaaccacaaacttaccaaaatattactgaaaacaccaagaagccaattacgtaaaatagtaggattaataacaggacataacacactaaacaaacacctacatatcatgggtaaaacggacagccccatgtgcagagcgtgcatggcagaagaagaaacaacaaaacatattctcctagactgtaaacaggtagaagtatataggagcaaatacctaggaaatccatgcacactaaaggaagcaactagcaacctgaagaccttgctaggcttcgtggaggagctggggtggttagagtagcgctacctcgtttcacgcaataggcacattggatgtcgagttgcggaaaatgcccagcaaaactaactaactaactaactgggTATATCTGAGGGTGTTTTTTACCTTCTTTGCCGTACGTAATGATAAATTCAGAGGTATTTCGTGACCTTTCAGGCAAAAAGGTGAAATATAGTTTCCCGGCGGCTACTGAAgattaataacattaaaattttgtattaagaaagtgaaataaaaaaaaacagcaaaaatacGAATAACAGCAAACATACCAAATTAAACTTTAATATCTTGAATATCTCATAAAACTCAGTTAAAATTTCTTTCAATATCAGGTTATTACGACTTAagtatactaatattattttaatgctagtttagtttttattacttaacaaacaacggttataaaaaatatatactttctTATCATGCTGATCatgtattaaatgtattaaaatatataaaactctTCAGACGatttaatttttgataaaaaacgtGAGCTTTACTTAAATAATCCTGTGCCGTAACTTAAATATAAACGATAATCTACATCGTTGTTTCAATAAAGAAtgctatttttaatataaagagTATTAACAGTAAAGCTAGTGTTGGTCAAGACTCGACTCCTTTGAGCCCTCTGCTTTAAGACCTGACTCGATTTTTTAGACTCTTATAATTAAGACGAAActagagtttttttttaactttttagaggcccgagttttttttaaagcgacgAGTCCTTTTTAAAtctcatttttttgtaaaaaaaaatgcatttaaatagaATTCACGGGATCGAAAATTCGttctttatatatttaatatgtctgtgtctcacggaagttttgttactaaaatTTCATGGGATCGTATGACGTATGAAGTAATACGAAGACTTGCGTTCTCTTAAATTACGATTAAAAAACTCACTAAAGGACTCTAACCGGGACTACAAAGACTCGGAAGGTTTTTAAGCGCAGTCGCGTAAAAACGACTCCTGGAGTTCTTCAGATTTAGACTCTCAAATTTAGACGCGACCCGAGTTACTACCAACACTAATATAGACTGctatttttaatataagaatattaaaattaaagtcaTTCAGAAATACGGTATTGAAAGTATTCTCGTAATAATTTGATAGACTGACCTAATAGTATCTAATATTAAACGCCTTTATTTACCTAAAGACGAGACGCGTGccgaaatatttattgttttcattTCTATGTGAACTTGCTTTGATGTATCGTCGCGTTCCGATACACGCAATATTtagcaaattttaaataaataaataaatattataggacattcttacacaaattgactataagccccacagtaagcaagaatttttaatattgaaaacttGCCGCCTCGAGGCTGTGCGCCGCACGgcgcaaaaatataaaatacctatcgAGGCGTTCCACCCTTTTTCACCTGCACTGCACGAAACGTACCACTATTGCGATAGATTTGGTCTCCAACTTACTTCCTGAGCCTTCTTGGCAAGCCTGGTGATGAGGTTCTCAGGGTAAACCTGGTGGACTGAGAACGAGGGCTGTTCGACTCCGGCTTGCCTCCGGATGTCCTCCCAGCGCTCCTCACCGTACGTTTGTCGGATGAACTCCGCCATGTTTTCTAGTAGCAACCCGTACATTTTGAGGCCTGGGgacaaagaaataaatgttatGTGACTATTTTACATAAGGTgttattaatacaaaaatatttgcttatccgcgaaaagataacgAGCTAGTCAGTCAGTGCTAACCCGTactacttacttgcgtattttttacatgcaattaatgttccaCCCTCCcgccgcaaaaataaatacgcaaataaataaaacaaaccacCACCAGAAAAACAATACTCGACACGTGTTTCGCCTCTCTAGTCTCTCTACGAGGCATCCTCAGGAGATGTTGGCGGTCTGACACCGGGCAACGGAAACCCTTCGCTCTTCCctttttcgcggattagcaaagtaatatttttgtttagaataaatttaaaagtggaaaaattactgccttgggtgagacttgaactcacggcctctggatgttctggatgagttcaagtctcacccaaggcagtaatttttccacttttaaatttattctaagcttaatagcatcgatcgcagacgtttctgcttgttaaaaattaatatttttgtattcattaatatggatttccgcgaagtaacgcctgattctattcATTATAAGGTGTTATTTTATTGAACGGGTTTTTATTGACATTTTCTCTCATACATAGCAGGGCAAACATAGATTTTTTCCATTTTCATTATGAGCAGAACACATTTTCCGTCGGACGTACCGTTTTCAATCaacaaacaaacagacagacgcacgagtgatcctataagggttccgttttttccttttgaggcacggaaccctaaaaattggaaaagagCAACAATTAATGCATACCTCctcttcgctcgctcgttcgataaCAAGATACAATTAACAAATTATGAAATCAAAATACTTGATGACTCAATGTGCTTAAACTCCTGGAACCTCTAATTTGAGTACGCTAATTAATCTTTGCTCAGTTGACGAAACACCTCAGAATGCCGACGAATTTAATGCAAGACATTATCCCAGCCATTCCGGTTGCGTAGTACCCCAGT is a genomic window of Cydia strobilella chromosome 20, ilCydStro3.1, whole genome shotgun sequence containing:
- the LOC134750559 gene encoding uncharacterized protein LOC134750559 yields the protein MAQPLTQFCSRDVCAIKLLRTQNSSLPEIVLASTYMAAEDEPPPVEMNNLIRYCERERLELVISADCNGHHNLWGMETNNKRAQDWQLNTYPTGTCRMSYPAPTTDGFGTT